A section of the Pseudomonas lini genome encodes:
- a CDS encoding ABC transporter permease: MTTDNAAPVVNPSVLSRDFSRLLPVYGMPVLMLLLILFFSVLLPDTFPTLLNLNSILSDKVIIAILALAAMIPMLTNKIDLTVGYGIVLWHILVISLQTRYGFSWPAAVLVVLAAGLLFGFLNGLLVEMAKIDSFIATLGTGTVIYALALWHSGGRQVFGELPDGFIELNGAMLFGLPVCAFYVMGLALVLWVVTEFLPIGRFLYAIGANPRAAELNGIPSRRYVIGAFMGSGLLTAVAGVLLASKLQIGQASVGLEFLLPALVGAFLGSTTIRPGRVNVWGTLIGVGVLAVGIAGIQQLGGAFFVEPLFNGVTLLLAIGIAGYAGRRRTRVRNTRSTAN; the protein is encoded by the coding sequence ATGACCACTGATAACGCCGCTCCGGTTGTAAATCCGAGCGTTCTGTCCCGGGACTTTTCGCGCCTGTTGCCGGTTTACGGCATGCCGGTATTGATGCTGTTGCTGATCCTGTTTTTCTCCGTGCTGCTGCCGGATACCTTTCCGACGTTGCTGAACCTTAACTCGATCCTCAGCGATAAGGTGATCATCGCTATCCTCGCGCTGGCGGCGATGATCCCCATGCTGACGAACAAGATCGACCTGACCGTCGGCTACGGCATTGTGCTCTGGCACATCCTGGTGATCAGCCTGCAAACCCGCTACGGCTTTTCCTGGCCTGCGGCGGTTCTGGTGGTCCTGGCCGCCGGCCTGCTGTTCGGTTTCCTGAATGGTTTGCTGGTGGAAATGGCGAAAATCGACTCGTTCATCGCCACGCTCGGCACCGGCACCGTGATCTATGCATTGGCGCTGTGGCACAGCGGTGGACGCCAGGTGTTCGGTGAGTTGCCTGACGGTTTCATCGAACTCAACGGCGCTATGCTGTTTGGTTTGCCGGTCTGTGCTTTTTACGTCATGGGCCTGGCGCTGGTGCTGTGGGTGGTGACCGAGTTTTTGCCCATCGGCCGGTTTCTCTATGCCATCGGCGCTAACCCGCGGGCAGCCGAATTGAACGGTATTCCCAGCCGCCGTTATGTGATCGGCGCCTTCATGGGCTCGGGCTTGCTGACGGCGGTGGCGGGTGTGCTGCTGGCTTCCAAGCTGCAAATCGGTCAGGCCAGCGTAGGTCTGGAGTTTCTGTTGCCGGCGCTGGTGGGTGCATTTCTGGGTTCCACCACGATTCGTCCGGGACGGGTCAATGTCTGGGGCACGTTAATTGGTGTGGGTGTCCTGGCGGTGGGGATCGCCGGCATCCAACAGTTGGGCGGGGCGTTCTTCGTCGAGCCACTGTTCAATGGCGTCACCTTGTTGCTGGCGATCGGTATTGCCGGTTATGCCGGTCGTCGACGGACGCGCGTGCGCAATACACGTAGCACCGCCAATTGA
- a CDS encoding OprD family porin, with translation MTDSVTVAPHLLKPTLTSIALGVALAVCASSALAEEHGFVEDAKVDLGLRNFYMNRNFVNPSYPQNKAEEWTQSFILDARSGFTQGTVGFGVDMLGLAAFKLDGGKGTTGTGLLPIHDDGRPADNYGRLAVAAKAKLSNTELKVGEWRPVLPVLRADDGRALPQTFEGAQITSKEITGLTLYGGQFRGTSQRDDASMEDMGVGAALSDRFNFAGGEYRFNQQRTQLGLWHAELENIYNQQFVNLVHSQPIGDWTLGANLGYFQDNDDGSALAGQIDNKVYSGLFSARLGGSTFYVGLQKLTGEGKWMRVNGTSGGSLGNDSFNASFDNPQEHSWQVRYDYNFAAIGIPGLTLMNRYIRGDNVHVGAITDGQESIRDAELAYVVQSGAFKNLSVTWRNTSLRRDFSNNEFDENRLIFNYPISLL, from the coding sequence ATGACTGACTCCGTAACCGTAGCGCCTCACCTGCTGAAACCAACTCTGACGAGCATCGCCCTCGGCGTGGCACTGGCTGTCTGCGCGTCATCGGCGCTGGCCGAAGAGCATGGTTTTGTCGAAGACGCCAAGGTCGATCTGGGACTGCGCAACTTCTACATGAACCGTAATTTCGTCAACCCGTCTTATCCGCAAAACAAGGCTGAGGAATGGACCCAGAGCTTCATTCTCGATGCTCGCTCCGGCTTCACTCAGGGCACAGTCGGCTTCGGTGTGGATATGTTGGGCCTGGCTGCGTTCAAGCTAGATGGCGGTAAAGGCACAACAGGTACCGGCCTGTTGCCTATCCATGACGACGGACGCCCGGCCGATAATTACGGTCGGCTGGCCGTCGCCGCCAAGGCGAAATTGTCGAACACCGAGCTGAAGGTGGGTGAATGGCGGCCAGTGCTGCCGGTCCTTAGGGCTGATGACGGTCGTGCGTTGCCGCAGACCTTCGAAGGCGCCCAGATCACCTCCAAAGAGATCACCGGACTGACCCTTTATGGCGGCCAGTTCCGTGGCACCAGCCAGCGCGACGATGCGAGCATGGAAGACATGGGCGTCGGCGCAGCGCTGTCGGATCGCTTCAACTTCGCTGGCGGCGAATACCGCTTCAACCAGCAGCGCACTCAGCTCGGCCTGTGGCACGCCGAGCTTGAAAACATCTACAACCAGCAGTTCGTCAACCTGGTGCACAGCCAGCCGATCGGCGACTGGACCCTGGGCGCCAACCTCGGTTACTTCCAGGACAACGATGACGGTAGCGCACTGGCCGGCCAAATCGACAACAAGGTCTACTCGGGCCTGTTCTCCGCCAGGCTTGGCGGCAGCACTTTCTACGTCGGCCTGCAGAAACTCACGGGCGAGGGCAAGTGGATGCGCGTCAATGGCACCAGCGGTGGCAGCCTGGGTAACGACAGCTTCAACGCCAGCTTCGACAATCCTCAGGAACACTCCTGGCAAGTGCGCTACGACTACAACTTCGCCGCCATCGGGATTCCCGGCCTGACCCTGATGAATCGCTATATTCGCGGTGACAACGTACATGTCGGCGCCATCACCGATGGCCAGGAAAGCATACGAGATGCCGAGCTGGCTTATGTCGTGCAAAGCGGCGCCTTCAAGAACTTGTCGGTGACATGGCGCAATACCAGTTTGCGTCGTGACTTCAGTAACAATGAGTTTGATGAGAATCGGCTGATTTTCAACTATCCGATTTCGTTGCTTTGA
- a CDS encoding substrate-binding domain-containing protein: MTLPVFSRTLVSGLLALSVMTSAFADDFVEQAKQRIADATQPWHHWSGPITGPAAQADKQVLFVAADLRNSGVLGVSEGVQDAARAIGWKLRVLDGQGSISGRTAALNQALALKPDGIILGGFDAHEQAAAISKVRAANIPMVGWHAGPGAGAMPAEGLFVNVTTDPTEVAKIAAYYAVAQSDGKAGVVIFTDSLYTVATAKSDAMAEVIKQCSGCTLLEVQDTPLAETSTRMPQLTTSLLQRHGDKWNYALGINDLYFDFIGPSLSRVGRKPEEPPFSLSAGDGSESAFQRIRKSRYQVATVPEPLNLHGWQLIDELNRAFAGEQPSGYVTAVHLVTPQNVEFDGGERNTFDPDNGYAAAYSKIWKH; encoded by the coding sequence ATGACTTTGCCTGTTTTCAGCCGCACCCTGGTGTCCGGGCTGCTTGCCCTGTCGGTCATGACGTCGGCGTTTGCCGATGATTTCGTCGAACAAGCCAAGCAACGGATTGCCGATGCAACCCAGCCTTGGCATCACTGGAGTGGACCGATCACCGGCCCGGCCGCTCAGGCCGACAAACAGGTGCTGTTTGTCGCCGCGGACTTGCGCAACAGCGGTGTGTTGGGGGTCAGCGAGGGTGTGCAGGATGCTGCCAGGGCCATTGGCTGGAAGCTTCGTGTGCTGGACGGCCAGGGCAGCATTTCCGGGCGTACGGCGGCATTGAACCAGGCCCTCGCGCTGAAGCCCGACGGGATCATCCTCGGTGGCTTCGACGCCCATGAGCAGGCGGCTGCGATCAGCAAGGTCCGCGCGGCGAACATCCCGATGGTGGGCTGGCATGCCGGGCCAGGAGCCGGTGCAATGCCCGCGGAGGGACTGTTCGTCAATGTCACCACTGACCCGACCGAGGTGGCCAAAATCGCCGCTTATTACGCCGTGGCGCAATCGGACGGCAAGGCCGGTGTGGTGATCTTTACCGACTCGCTGTACACCGTCGCCACCGCAAAATCGGATGCCATGGCCGAAGTGATCAAGCAATGCTCCGGCTGCACGTTGCTGGAAGTGCAGGACACGCCATTGGCTGAAACCTCGACGCGCATGCCACAACTGACCACCTCGCTGTTGCAGCGTCATGGTGACAAATGGAACTACGCACTGGGCATCAACGACTTGTATTTTGATTTCATCGGTCCATCCCTGAGCCGCGTGGGACGCAAGCCTGAAGAGCCGCCTTTCAGTCTGTCGGCCGGGGATGGCAGCGAATCGGCGTTCCAGCGCATCCGCAAGTCTCGCTATCAGGTGGCGACAGTACCGGAGCCGCTCAACCTGCACGGCTGGCAGCTGATTGACGAACTGAACCGGGCCTTCGCCGGCGAGCAGCCAAGCGGCTACGTGACCGCGGTGCACCTGGTAACACCGCAGAACGTGGAGTTCGACGGAGGGGAGCGCAACACCTTCGATCCGGACAATGGCTATGCCGCGGCTTACAGCAAAATCTGGAAGCATTGA
- a CDS encoding c-type cytochrome, translating to MADELPALTPGSMPDGKQAAALFQRFDSRPVQPWSVPSMETIPQGAEGELIRYGMKLMQQTTQLAGPLAEDHSKRYSRNNLNCVNCHEAGPSGLPGSKPYALPLVNAVNEYPKLDPKSMKVISLEQRIAGMFGKGEVELTPQKPEMQAIVAYLHWLGGQAKPGMAMTGTGLLPIAMPNRAADPKQGQGLFAAHCTQCHGTTGEGTPAPDFAKGGGYLFPPIAGDDTYDDGGHMYMVPLLTRFIYANMPLGSSAAAPQLKIDEAYDIAAYINSELPRRHAPQRIGLYPDPAFRPAGFAIPEYFPDDPQGFHRARFGPFPHGSL from the coding sequence ATGGCCGATGAATTGCCCGCCTTGACCCCTGGCAGCATGCCGGATGGCAAGCAGGCGGCTGCATTGTTCCAGCGCTTCGACTCGCGTCCAGTACAACCCTGGTCCGTTCCATCGATGGAGACTATTCCACAGGGGGCCGAGGGCGAGCTGATTCGCTATGGCATGAAGTTGATGCAGCAAACCACGCAGTTGGCCGGGCCGCTCGCGGAGGATCACAGCAAGCGCTATTCGCGTAATAACCTCAACTGCGTCAACTGTCATGAGGCGGGACCTTCCGGTTTGCCGGGCAGCAAACCCTATGCACTGCCGTTGGTTAATGCCGTCAACGAATATCCCAAGCTCGACCCGAAAAGCATGAAGGTCATTTCGCTGGAGCAACGGATTGCCGGCATGTTTGGCAAAGGCGAAGTCGAGTTGACGCCACAGAAACCGGAAATGCAGGCCATCGTCGCTTACCTGCATTGGCTGGGTGGCCAGGCCAAGCCGGGCATGGCGATGACGGGCACGGGCCTGTTGCCAATCGCCATGCCCAATCGCGCTGCCGATCCCAAGCAAGGCCAGGGGCTGTTTGCCGCGCATTGCACTCAGTGCCACGGCACGACGGGCGAGGGCACGCCAGCGCCGGACTTCGCCAAAGGTGGCGGCTATCTGTTCCCGCCCATTGCCGGAGATGACACGTACGACGATGGCGGGCATATGTACATGGTGCCGCTGCTCACCCGTTTCATCTACGCCAACATGCCTTTGGGAAGCAGCGCAGCTGCGCCACAGCTGAAGATAGACGAGGCATACGACATCGCGGCTTACATCAACAGTGAGTTGCCGCGTCGGCATGCTCCCCAGCGGATCGGCCTTTACCCTGATCCAGCGTTCCGTCCCGCGGGCTTTGCCATTCCCGAGTATTTCCCTGATGACCCGCAGGGTTTCCACCGCGCGCGCTTCGGGCCCTTTCCCCATGGGTCGTTATGA
- a CDS encoding SMP-30/gluconolactonase/LRE family protein: MTDIQIFDPRLQRILNPDSRLEQLCTGAEWGEGPVWIGEQSCVVWSDIPNNRMLRWSAEEGLSVFRQPAHFSNGNYRDREGRLVTCEHGRRCISRTERDGRVEVLVDRYQGARLNSPNDLVVKSDGSIWFSDPAYGIMSDREGYLAESEQDGCHVYRFDPLSHELSRVANDFEKPNGLAFSPDETLLYVSDTSASHAEDGCHHLRVFDVLDGRRLVNGRLFAVIEPGLPDGFRVDQQGWLYVSSQDSIQVYAPDGCLLGKILVPEKISNCTFGGAEGNRLFITASTSLYAITLNTRGCQS; this comes from the coding sequence ATGACAGATATCCAAATATTCGATCCGAGGCTGCAGCGCATCTTGAACCCTGACAGTCGCCTTGAGCAGCTGTGTACGGGGGCAGAGTGGGGCGAGGGGCCTGTCTGGATCGGCGAACAAAGTTGCGTGGTCTGGAGCGATATTCCCAACAACCGCATGCTGCGCTGGTCGGCCGAAGAGGGGCTGAGTGTATTCCGCCAGCCGGCGCATTTCAGCAATGGCAATTACCGCGACCGTGAGGGTCGGCTGGTCACTTGCGAGCACGGCCGGCGCTGCATTTCGCGCACCGAGCGCGATGGCCGGGTGGAAGTACTGGTCGACCGCTATCAAGGCGCCCGGCTCAATTCGCCGAATGATCTGGTGGTCAAGTCCGACGGCAGCATCTGGTTCAGCGACCCGGCCTACGGAATCATGAGTGATCGTGAAGGTTATCTGGCCGAGAGTGAGCAGGATGGTTGCCATGTGTATCGCTTCGATCCTCTGAGCCATGAGCTGAGCCGGGTGGCCAATGACTTCGAGAAACCCAATGGCCTGGCTTTTTCACCTGACGAGACATTGCTCTACGTTTCGGATACCTCGGCCTCCCATGCCGAAGACGGTTGCCATCACCTCCGTGTGTTCGATGTGCTCGACGGTCGGCGGCTGGTCAATGGCCGTTTGTTCGCGGTGATCGAACCGGGATTGCCCGATGGGTTTCGCGTCGATCAGCAAGGCTGGCTGTACGTCAGCTCGCAGGACAGCATCCAGGTCTATGCCCCGGACGGATGTCTGCTGGGCAAGATCCTGGTGCCGGAGAAAATCTCCAATTGCACCTTTGGCGGGGCTGAAGGCAACCGTCTGTTTATCACGGCATCCACCTCGCTCTATGCCATTACGCTGAACACTCGGGGATGCCAGAGCTGA